A window of the Streptomyces formicae genome harbors these coding sequences:
- a CDS encoding aminoglycoside phosphotransferase family protein — translation MTLASTDSATISRRVLVDACQVLGLDCAGAEPIRIAENAIWRLPGQLVARISRPGGTPTARRELAVANWLADHGIPAVRPAPGVDQPTTVDGRAVTIWEELPPHRDGTVNEVAHLLKALHSLPEPDFALEPLEPFSKIRTRLNQAAVVDDADLGWLHSYTDRLEAAWLRLVEAPTLSRCVLHGDAWVGNVAAAEDGISYLLDLDSFTTGPREWDLTSTAVKLTSTGGITSSDYEEFCSIYGADVTAWPGYETLRDIRELRMTAYACRIATEHPGHPHALREVQYRIECLMGRQGVRPWRWTAVP, via the coding sequence GTGACCCTAGCTTCCACCGACAGCGCCACCATCTCCCGGCGCGTGCTGGTCGACGCCTGCCAGGTTCTGGGACTCGACTGCGCAGGCGCCGAGCCGATCCGGATCGCGGAGAACGCCATCTGGCGGCTTCCCGGGCAGCTCGTCGCACGTATCTCCCGACCCGGGGGCACCCCTACCGCACGACGTGAACTCGCCGTCGCCAACTGGCTCGCCGACCACGGAATACCCGCTGTGCGCCCTGCCCCCGGCGTTGACCAGCCGACCACCGTCGATGGCCGGGCCGTGACGATCTGGGAGGAGCTGCCGCCCCACCGGGACGGCACGGTCAATGAGGTCGCCCACCTCCTCAAGGCTCTGCATTCCCTGCCCGAGCCGGACTTCGCCCTGGAGCCCCTCGAGCCCTTCAGCAAGATCCGAACAAGGCTGAACCAGGCAGCGGTTGTCGACGACGCCGATCTTGGCTGGCTACACAGCTATACGGACAGACTGGAGGCGGCGTGGCTGCGGCTGGTGGAGGCCCCCACTCTCTCGCGATGCGTCCTGCATGGTGACGCCTGGGTCGGCAATGTCGCAGCGGCCGAAGACGGCATTTCCTATCTCCTGGACCTCGACAGTTTCACCACGGGCCCCCGAGAGTGGGATCTGACGTCCACCGCCGTCAAGCTCACGTCGACCGGTGGGATCACGTCCAGCGACTACGAGGAGTTCTGCTCCATCTACGGCGCGGACGTGACCGCCTGGCCAGGCTACGAGACCCTGCGCGATATTCGGGAACTGCGCATGACCGCCTACGCCTGCCGGATCGCCACCGAGCACCCCGGCCATCCGCACGCTCTCCGCGAGGTCCAGTACAGGATCGAATGCCTGATGGGGCGCCAAGGGGTGCGGCCCTGGCGATGGACTGCCGTGCCGTAG
- a CDS encoding N,N-dimethylformamidase beta subunit family domain-containing protein, whose product MTTINGYPARPSVRAGEVVRLHIATSAARFHVDFYRWGATPEHAGHIEWPGSTASPGRFDADWQWPAYEFLVPPEWRSGVYIAVLSTERASGIPPLDARQARILLVVTPTAPSGRRVLYKIPTFTYQAYNTAGGGSLYSASQVTTRRPGGGVGGPVKGLPDAYDPSSPRQTFAHWDAPFIAWLEQNRIAADFCTDLDLHEGLFLRDGYRLLVSAGHDEYWSAETRRHVTTFRDAGGHIANFGANTCWWRVGVTSDGTALSCDKFPPGAPADTDPDSSYGSPDHWWESEPENALLGVSYRNGGGHWDGTRTPLGFTVTDAGHWAFSGTGLRTGDSLGHDGALIGYECDGAAYEPDAAGRPRPTGQDGTPKDFEILGIAELPSDWNFAAREAMPSPRAATLGLFTAAGTVFTAATTDWARLLATDPQVAAITRNVITRLS is encoded by the coding sequence ATGACCACCATCAACGGCTACCCGGCTCGGCCGAGCGTCCGCGCCGGTGAAGTGGTCCGACTGCACATCGCGACGTCCGCCGCACGGTTCCACGTCGACTTCTACCGCTGGGGAGCGACGCCGGAGCATGCTGGTCACATCGAGTGGCCCGGCAGCACCGCCTCCCCCGGACGATTCGACGCGGACTGGCAGTGGCCCGCGTACGAGTTCCTCGTCCCTCCCGAGTGGCGTTCCGGGGTGTACATCGCGGTGCTGAGCACGGAGCGCGCGTCCGGCATACCGCCACTGGATGCCAGACAGGCGCGCATCCTGCTGGTCGTCACCCCCACCGCTCCCTCAGGCCGCAGGGTCCTGTACAAGATCCCGACCTTCACGTACCAGGCGTACAACACCGCAGGTGGAGGCAGCCTCTACAGCGCCTCCCAGGTCACAACACGACGCCCCGGGGGTGGTGTTGGCGGACCGGTCAAGGGCCTGCCGGACGCGTATGACCCGTCGTCACCGCGGCAGACGTTCGCGCACTGGGACGCCCCGTTCATCGCATGGCTGGAGCAGAACCGGATCGCCGCCGACTTCTGCACCGACCTGGACCTCCACGAGGGTCTCTTCCTACGCGACGGATACCGCCTCCTGGTCTCCGCCGGCCACGACGAATACTGGAGCGCCGAGACTCGCCGACACGTCACCACCTTCCGGGACGCCGGCGGCCATATCGCCAACTTCGGTGCCAACACCTGCTGGTGGCGAGTCGGAGTCACCTCTGATGGAACAGCGCTGTCCTGCGACAAGTTCCCTCCCGGTGCCCCCGCCGACACCGACCCGGACAGTTCGTACGGCTCCCCGGACCATTGGTGGGAGTCGGAGCCGGAGAACGCCCTCCTTGGCGTGAGTTACCGCAACGGCGGTGGCCACTGGGACGGTACCCGCACTCCCCTCGGGTTCACCGTCACGGATGCCGGCCACTGGGCGTTCTCTGGCACGGGGCTGAGGACCGGCGACAGCCTCGGGCACGATGGGGCGCTGATCGGCTACGAATGCGACGGCGCGGCCTATGAGCCCGACGCCGCCGGCCGCCCGCGTCCCACCGGCCAGGACGGTACGCCCAAGGACTTCGAGATCCTCGGGATCGCCGAGCTCCCCTCGGACTGGAACTTCGCCGCTCGAGAAGCGATGCCCAGTCCCCGGGCGGCCACGCTCGGCCTCTTCACCGCCGCCGGCACGGTCTTCACCGCCGCCACCACCGACTGGGCCCGCCTGCTGGCCACCGACCCCCAAGTGGCTGCGATCACCCGCAACGTCATCACCCGTCTCTCCTGA
- a CDS encoding TIGR02391 family protein, with product MNEGGSDAEKSRDLSEHPGWFGWGYGDGRGGFILGIHADWPAYPCSPGGMHGLFDLAQFPEGTRFEPMDDIDRCVLFNAYNYDPKKPHPPRDPWSRDAFQVAIWHEDLLRLRKEGLISGVTPISHREWELRRRIEMGWKRGVRYFTKDDQRNSREISLPSLPEPPVEEDFWDGDPYTYPAFEEDGNESPLTITAAGWEVVTQQLSEQVELPESLPDLRKLLDNELYDHAVREVGIAVESALREVVGNDDGYGQRVVGEFIDHLHDEVFVYNTMLEIYRLRLRTFFKFVRNPHAHHKISLTRPHALSLTAHALHLLSDIQQFGGEEEQQ from the coding sequence ATGAACGAAGGCGGATCGGACGCTGAGAAGTCCCGCGACCTCTCTGAGCACCCCGGATGGTTTGGGTGGGGCTACGGCGATGGTCGCGGTGGTTTCATCCTGGGGATTCATGCGGACTGGCCCGCTTACCCATGCTCGCCGGGTGGGATGCACGGTCTGTTCGACTTGGCGCAGTTCCCGGAGGGCACCCGTTTCGAGCCCATGGATGACATTGATCGCTGTGTCCTGTTCAACGCGTACAACTACGACCCGAAGAAGCCGCACCCTCCCCGGGATCCCTGGTCGCGCGATGCGTTCCAGGTGGCGATCTGGCATGAAGACCTGCTTCGTCTGCGGAAGGAGGGCCTCATCAGCGGCGTTACCCCGATCAGTCATCGCGAGTGGGAGCTCCGCCGGCGCATCGAGATGGGGTGGAAGCGGGGAGTCAGGTACTTCACCAAGGACGATCAACGCAACAGTCGGGAGATCTCGCTTCCAAGCCTGCCTGAGCCTCCGGTAGAGGAGGACTTCTGGGATGGCGATCCCTACACGTACCCCGCCTTTGAGGAGGACGGCAACGAGTCCCCTCTGACGATCACCGCCGCGGGTTGGGAAGTCGTCACCCAGCAGCTCTCGGAGCAGGTCGAACTTCCCGAGTCCCTGCCAGACCTGCGCAAGCTCTTGGACAACGAGCTCTATGACCATGCGGTCCGCGAAGTCGGGATCGCGGTTGAGTCGGCGTTGCGAGAGGTGGTGGGCAACGATGACGGGTACGGCCAGAGAGTCGTTGGGGAGTTCATCGACCACCTGCATGACGAAGTCTTCGTCTACAACACGATGCTGGAGATCTACCGGCTCCGGCTGCGGACGTTCTTCAAGTTCGTTCGCAACCCGCACGCCCACCACAAGATCTCCCTGACGCGGCCTCACGCCCTCTCCTTGACCGCACATGCCCTCCACCTGCTGAGCGACATCCAGCAGTTTGGCGGGGAGGAAGAGCAGCAGTAA
- a CDS encoding glycosyltransferase family protein — MSGYARPLNVVIGVNGIGMGHSVRQSVIAQYLRDRGHEVRIVTNGAARVEYFRDLGFTAWDGWMPTLLARGDRIRTSDAIRDNMWQAPVGVTKHLRLRRMLRETGVPDVFVTDYEPNTPRLAYHFGRPLISVDQQSKYRHLDLPAVGRYARTADEQRLRYFAPHVDRSFICSYVPLEADDRRLEFIAPVIPDSVRTTPVTTEPLATAYFSRYFDHGPEESVGTLASLFRQYVPDRALRIYVQPTEIRNLRKYADGKIEICTFDREAFITDMARSEAVFSNAGFNLISEAFVLGKPVHLVPLPTYDQHWCAKVVQEAELGTAALRIDRGAILDFLNLSRQLGGNVVRHRDQHLAVDPRERIASYLESLPAASPRTLAPSTR, encoded by the coding sequence GTGTCCGGATACGCACGGCCGCTCAACGTGGTCATCGGTGTCAACGGCATCGGCATGGGCCACTCCGTCAGGCAGAGCGTGATCGCTCAGTACCTCCGCGACCGCGGGCACGAGGTGCGGATCGTCACCAACGGAGCTGCACGCGTCGAGTACTTCCGGGACCTCGGCTTCACCGCATGGGACGGGTGGATGCCGACGCTTCTGGCCCGCGGGGACCGCATACGCACAAGCGATGCGATACGCGACAACATGTGGCAAGCACCCGTCGGCGTCACCAAGCACCTCCGCCTGCGTCGGATGCTTCGCGAGACCGGTGTCCCCGACGTGTTCGTCACCGACTACGAACCGAACACCCCACGGCTGGCCTATCACTTCGGCCGACCGTTGATCTCGGTCGATCAGCAGAGCAAGTATCGGCACCTCGACCTGCCGGCCGTCGGCCGGTACGCCAGGACCGCGGACGAGCAGCGGCTGCGCTACTTCGCGCCTCACGTCGATCGGTCCTTCATCTGCTCCTACGTTCCGCTGGAGGCCGACGACCGAAGGCTGGAGTTCATCGCCCCCGTCATCCCCGACTCGGTGCGCACCACACCGGTCACCACGGAGCCCCTGGCCACGGCCTACTTCTCGCGCTACTTCGACCACGGCCCGGAAGAGTCGGTCGGCACCCTCGCTTCGCTCTTCCGCCAGTACGTGCCAGACCGCGCCCTGCGGATCTACGTACAGCCGACGGAGATCCGCAATCTACGCAAGTACGCGGACGGCAAGATTGAGATCTGTACGTTCGACCGCGAGGCGTTCATCACGGACATGGCACGGTCCGAAGCCGTCTTCTCCAACGCCGGCTTCAACCTCATCAGCGAAGCCTTCGTACTAGGCAAACCGGTCCACCTGGTGCCGCTGCCCACATACGACCAACACTGGTGCGCCAAGGTCGTCCAAGAAGCAGAACTGGGCACAGCCGCGCTGCGCATCGACCGCGGAGCGATACTCGACTTCCTCAACCTCAGCCGGCAGCTTGGCGGCAACGTCGTACGTCACCGGGATCAGCACCTCGCGGTCGACCCCCGGGAGCGGATCGCCTCCTACCTGGAGAGTCTGCCGGCGGCCAGTCCGCGGACACTCGCTCCGTCCACCCGGTAG
- a CDS encoding FkbM family methyltransferase, giving the protein MRKIFVDCGTNLGVVLNRFIHELPDHDFYAFEPNKELIPSIRHEVERAAHSPQVEISNTAVWTHDGTIDLFLGHHESSTVMPGKRVPPMYDQQIDYSSPVPVPATDFSAWLQKTVRPDDHVVVKMDIEGAEYPVLTKLLADGTISLISVLYIEWHYDRFPAMSRADHDQIAGAVSACVDVRDWD; this is encoded by the coding sequence ATGCGCAAGATCTTCGTCGACTGCGGCACCAACCTCGGAGTCGTGCTGAACCGCTTCATCCACGAGCTCCCGGACCACGACTTCTACGCCTTCGAGCCCAACAAGGAACTCATCCCCTCCATCCGCCACGAAGTCGAACGCGCCGCCCATTCCCCCCAGGTCGAGATCTCCAACACCGCGGTATGGACCCACGACGGAACGATCGACCTCTTCCTAGGCCACCACGAGAGCTCCACTGTGATGCCCGGCAAGCGCGTGCCGCCGATGTACGACCAACAGATCGACTACAGCTCGCCAGTCCCCGTACCCGCCACCGACTTCAGCGCCTGGCTACAGAAGACCGTCAGGCCAGATGACCACGTCGTCGTGAAGATGGACATCGAGGGCGCCGAGTACCCCGTACTCACCAAGCTGCTCGCCGACGGAACGATCAGTCTCATCTCCGTCCTCTACATCGAGTGGCACTACGACCGCTTCCCCGCCATGAGCCGAGCCGACCACGATCAGATCGCCGGCGCGGTATCCGCCTGCGTCGACGTCCGCGACTGGGACTGA
- a CDS encoding helix-turn-helix domain-containing protein, which yields MPQPSKDLDPTRSPRDWFGAHVRHWRQVRRLSQQALGLRVHVSGSTIAKIEKAERPCDLDLARSLDEALDTGGILAWLLRSMGADADEALDDADKPAGPPAPPGALGFPGVMLSTAESTTDDGSHVNRRAFLSATGVTALLTSGPFSHLIKPSELSALPTVVRREDIEQIEAAATVLAGWDHHYGGGGIVRTAAEAQLRWASALLELPCGDTLRPGLFASAARLGMVVGAADFDAHAHEDARRVYAFAAACAEEAAQWHLRAKIYSYRARQAVWLGDCDTGLTYAELGLIHENRLTATERAMLYTAKARALARAGDAQSALRAVGQADEAFAQSQPGEDPPWMSYYDAAQHAGDTGHALYDLAMAGYQSASAADRLRAAVEGHTDAYPRSRVFSRTKLATLTMAGGDPTQAAVIGHQALDEVAKLHSQRAVDDMRHLARLASTHRAIPEAAALRDRIKETIKT from the coding sequence GTGCCGCAGCCATCCAAGGATCTTGATCCGACCCGCTCTCCGCGGGACTGGTTCGGCGCCCACGTGCGTCACTGGCGTCAGGTGCGCAGGCTTTCGCAGCAGGCCTTGGGCTTGCGCGTCCACGTCAGCGGCAGCACGATCGCCAAGATCGAGAAAGCTGAGCGCCCCTGTGATCTGGATTTGGCACGGTCACTCGACGAGGCACTGGACACGGGGGGCATCCTGGCGTGGCTCTTGCGGAGCATGGGCGCTGACGCGGACGAGGCTCTTGATGATGCGGACAAGCCGGCCGGGCCACCAGCTCCACCAGGCGCTCTGGGCTTCCCGGGAGTCATGCTGTCGACTGCCGAAAGCACGACCGACGACGGGAGCCACGTGAACCGCCGCGCCTTCCTCTCCGCCACTGGGGTCACCGCTCTATTGACCAGCGGCCCCTTCTCACACCTAATCAAGCCGAGCGAGCTGTCCGCCTTGCCGACCGTGGTCCGTCGCGAAGACATTGAGCAGATCGAGGCCGCCGCGACCGTGCTCGCCGGCTGGGATCACCACTACGGCGGCGGTGGAATCGTCCGTACGGCCGCCGAAGCCCAGCTTCGCTGGGCCTCAGCTCTTCTCGAACTCCCCTGCGGCGACACGCTGCGGCCCGGTTTGTTCGCCTCCGCGGCCCGCCTCGGCATGGTCGTTGGTGCAGCCGACTTCGACGCTCACGCCCACGAGGACGCCCGCCGCGTCTACGCCTTCGCTGCAGCCTGCGCCGAGGAAGCCGCCCAATGGCACCTGCGCGCGAAGATCTACTCGTACCGAGCTCGACAGGCCGTGTGGCTCGGCGACTGCGATACCGGCCTCACATATGCCGAACTCGGTCTCATCCACGAGAACCGCCTCACGGCTACCGAGCGCGCCATGCTCTACACCGCCAAGGCCCGGGCTCTGGCCAGAGCCGGAGACGCGCAGTCAGCATTGCGTGCGGTCGGCCAGGCCGACGAAGCGTTCGCGCAGAGCCAGCCTGGCGAGGATCCGCCGTGGATGTCCTACTACGACGCCGCCCAGCACGCGGGCGACACCGGCCATGCCCTCTACGACCTCGCCATGGCCGGGTATCAGTCTGCCAGCGCAGCAGACCGGTTACGCGCAGCTGTCGAAGGGCACACCGATGCCTACCCGCGTTCTCGTGTGTTCTCCCGGACGAAACTGGCGACCTTGACGATGGCCGGGGGAGACCCGACCCAGGCTGCTGTCATCGGGCACCAAGCCCTCGACGAGGTGGCGAAACTGCACTCACAACGGGCAGTGGACGACATGCGCCATCTCGCCAGGCTCGCCTCCACGCATCGCGCGATCCCCGAGGCAGCAGCGCTGCGCGACCGCATCAAGGAGACGATCAAGACGTGA
- a CDS encoding histidine phosphatase family protein → MHSKHIYLIKHGETEENLRGIHQGQAVGGVLSQRGGDDIRMVGDSLSAAEITVDQMLVSPMSRCRESAALLTAALKPADVRVDERLAAKNSGHLGGRRRDLAVTEAARQRVPVHQLRTPGGESSEDVQARYVRLWDEVCAGPHRTTVLIGHGGGIACLLLRLTRNGFDRYLEHVPGSAGVTWVEVYEEAPRIRLMNVPAADLAGHLTARTAR, encoded by the coding sequence ATGCACTCGAAGCACATCTACTTGATCAAGCACGGCGAGACAGAAGAAAACCTCCGAGGCATCCACCAGGGCCAAGCCGTCGGCGGCGTGCTCAGCCAGCGTGGGGGCGACGACATCCGCATGGTCGGCGACAGTCTCTCGGCGGCCGAGATCACCGTGGACCAGATGCTCGTCAGTCCGATGTCCCGTTGCCGTGAGTCTGCCGCACTGCTGACAGCCGCTCTGAAACCGGCAGACGTAAGAGTGGACGAGCGACTGGCCGCCAAGAACAGCGGCCATCTCGGAGGCCGGCGCAGGGACCTCGCTGTAACCGAGGCCGCCCGTCAAAGGGTGCCTGTCCACCAACTCCGCACACCGGGTGGCGAGTCGTCCGAGGACGTCCAAGCCCGCTACGTGCGCCTGTGGGATGAAGTCTGCGCCGGACCACATCGCACGACCGTCCTCATCGGGCACGGTGGGGGGATCGCTTGCCTACTGTTGCGGCTGACAAGGAACGGCTTCGATCGCTACCTCGAGCACGTGCCCGGATCCGCAGGCGTCACCTGGGTCGAGGTGTATGAGGAAGCCCCTCGAATCCGGCTGATGAACGTGCCAGCCGCGGACCTGGCCGGTCACCTCACGGCCCGTACCGCCCGATGA
- a CDS encoding class I SAM-dependent methyltransferase — protein sequence MNGTTEQQGGTGGWSEQQIAYYRARADEYDGTYTERMSMPRLAKSIEALPISGDVLELACGTGQWTRLLYRRARSLTALDAAPEMLRHARDRMQGTTTRFIEADIFEWEPDRQYDTVFLAFWLSHVPPAEMEPFWYLLRWALAPGGCVVFLDDSPAKAEIEELADGAPVPTVHRTLTDGSRHLAVKVLRDPAELSSQLNGLGWESHVEAIDPFHLTGVARPRETA from the coding sequence GTGAACGGAACGACTGAGCAACAGGGCGGTACTGGCGGATGGTCTGAACAGCAGATCGCCTATTACAGGGCACGCGCCGACGAGTACGACGGCACGTACACCGAACGCATGAGCATGCCGCGGCTCGCGAAGTCCATCGAGGCACTACCGATCAGCGGTGACGTCCTGGAGCTGGCTTGCGGTACGGGCCAGTGGACCCGGCTGCTCTACCGCCGTGCGCGCAGCCTTACCGCGCTGGACGCTGCACCGGAGATGCTCCGTCATGCCCGCGACCGTATGCAGGGCACCACCACCCGCTTCATCGAGGCGGACATCTTCGAGTGGGAGCCGGACCGCCAGTACGACACAGTGTTCCTCGCGTTCTGGCTCAGCCATGTACCGCCGGCCGAGATGGAGCCGTTCTGGTATCTGCTCAGGTGGGCGCTGGCCCCCGGCGGCTGTGTGGTGTTCCTCGACGACTCGCCTGCGAAGGCAGAGATCGAGGAACTGGCGGACGGGGCGCCGGTACCGACGGTCCACCGCACCCTCACCGACGGTTCCCGTCACCTCGCCGTGAAGGTGCTGCGCGACCCCGCCGAGCTCTCCTCCCAGCTGAACGGCCTGGGTTGGGAATCCCACGTCGAGGCGATCGACCCCTTCCACCTGACGGGTGTGGCTCGCCCGAGGGAGACCGCATGA
- a CDS encoding IS3 family transposase (programmed frameshift), producing the protein MPKPYPEEFREDVVRVARNRGPGVTVEQVAADFGVHAMTLWKWMRRADIDDGTKPGSTSEDNAELREARRRIKLLEQENEVLRRAAAYLSQAHLPKRIYPLVKELATGGIPVTVTCRVLKLARQPYYRWLERPVTDAEFEQATRANALFDAHREDPEFGYRFLADEARSAGSGMADRTAWRICRDNNWWSVFGKKRGRIKKAGPPVHDDLVRRDFTAMGPNRLWLTDITEHATSEGTLYLCAIKDVFSKRIVGYSIDTRMKSRLAVAALNNAVARRGHVDGCILHSDRGSQFRSRKFVRALDRHRIVGSIGRVGAAGDNAAMESFFSLLQKNVLDRRSWATREELRIAIVTWIERTYHRRRRQASLGRLTPVEFETVMTTPALQAA; encoded by the exons GTGCCCAAGCCTTATCCGGAAGAGTTCCGCGAGGACGTCGTACGGGTCGCGAGGAACCGCGGCCCGGGCGTAACGGTCGAGCAGGTGGCCGCCGACTTCGGAGTGCACGCGATGACTCTGTGGAAATGGATGCGTCGTGCGGACATCGACGACGGAACAAAGCCCGGATCGACCAGCGAGGACAACGCGGAACTACGGGAAGCACGTCGGCGGATCAAGCTGCTGGAGCAGGAGAACGAGGTTCTGCGCCGGGCCGCGGCCTACCTGTCGCAGGCGCATCTGCCG AAAAGGATCTACCCGCTCGTGAAAGAGCTGGCCACGGGCGGGATTCCCGTCACGGTCACGTGCAGGGTCCTGAAGCTTGCCCGCCAGCCCTACTACCGCTGGCTGGAACGGCCGGTGACCGATGCCGAGTTCGAACAGGCCACGCGCGCGAACGCGTTGTTCGACGCTCACCGCGAGGATCCGGAGTTCGGCTACCGATTCCTGGCCGACGAAGCCCGCAGCGCGGGATCCGGCATGGCCGACCGGACCGCGTGGCGGATCTGCCGGGACAACAACTGGTGGAGCGTGTTCGGCAAGAAGCGCGGCAGAATCAAGAAGGCCGGCCCGCCGGTGCACGACGACCTCGTCCGCCGTGACTTCACCGCGATGGGCCCGAACCGGCTGTGGCTCACCGACATCACCGAACACGCCACCAGCGAAGGCACGTTGTATCTCTGCGCGATCAAGGACGTCTTCAGTAAGAGGATCGTCGGCTACTCGATCGACACGCGGATGAAGTCCCGCCTGGCCGTCGCAGCCCTGAACAACGCTGTTGCCCGGCGTGGGCACGTCGACGGATGCATTCTGCACAGCGATCGCGGATCGCAGTTCCGGTCACGGAAGTTCGTCCGGGCGCTCGATCGGCACCGGATCGTCGGCTCGATAGGGAGGGTCGGGGCGGCAGGCGACAACGCGGCCATGGAGTCCTTCTTCAGCCTGCTGCAGAAGAACGTCCTCGACCGCCGATCGTGGGCCACTCGCGAGGAACTGCGGATCGCGATCGTGACCTGGATCGAGAGGACCTATCACCGACGCCGCAGACAAGCCTCGCTCGGCCGGCTGACCCCCGTCGAATTCGAGACCGTCATGACCACACCAGCCCTCCAGGCTGCGTGA
- the rsgA gene encoding ribosome small subunit-dependent GTPase A yields the protein MYNASLNTPSTSDAQHALAAYGWDEGWEAEFAPYAAQGLVPGRVVRVDRGQCDVATPAGVIRADTEFVVPHDPMKVVCTGDWVAVDPEGGDPRYVRTLLPRRTAFVRSTSSKRSEGQVLATNIDHIVICVSLAVELDLGRIERFLALAMSSSSGDALLHKSALSWESGAQPLVVLTKADLVPDATGRSYLVQDVETAAPGVQVLAVSSVTGEGMDVLAAVVSSGTSVLLGVSGAGKSTLANALFGEDVMEVQATRDMDGKGRHTTTTRNLFALPGGGVLIDTPGLRGVGLWDAGTGVGQVFSEIEELAEECRFHDCAHESEPGCAVLAAIADGTLSERRLDSYRKLLRENQRIVAKTDARLRAELRRDWKLRHAEGRAAMAAKRGRL from the coding sequence TTGTACAACGCTTCGCTCAACACGCCTTCCACTTCTGATGCTCAGCACGCCCTCGCCGCCTACGGCTGGGACGAAGGCTGGGAGGCCGAGTTCGCTCCGTATGCCGCCCAGGGTCTGGTCCCCGGCCGGGTCGTACGGGTCGACCGTGGCCAGTGCGACGTCGCCACCCCCGCCGGCGTCATCCGGGCCGACACCGAGTTCGTTGTTCCCCATGACCCGATGAAGGTCGTGTGCACGGGGGACTGGGTCGCCGTCGATCCCGAAGGCGGTGATCCGCGGTACGTGCGGACCCTGCTGCCACGCCGTACCGCCTTCGTGCGCTCGACGTCATCCAAGCGTTCCGAAGGCCAGGTGCTGGCCACTAACATCGATCACATCGTCATCTGTGTCTCCCTCGCGGTCGAACTCGACCTCGGGCGGATCGAGCGGTTCCTCGCACTCGCGATGTCCAGCTCCAGTGGTGATGCGCTGCTGCATAAGTCGGCACTCTCCTGGGAAAGCGGGGCCCAGCCGCTCGTCGTCCTGACCAAGGCCGACCTGGTGCCGGACGCCACCGGCAGGTCGTACCTCGTCCAGGACGTCGAAACGGCCGCGCCCGGCGTGCAGGTGCTGGCGGTGAGCTCCGTGACCGGCGAGGGCATGGACGTGCTCGCGGCGGTCGTCTCCAGCGGTACGAGCGTGCTGCTCGGGGTCTCCGGCGCGGGCAAGTCCACCTTGGCGAACGCGCTGTTCGGCGAGGACGTCATGGAGGTCCAGGCCACCCGTGACATGGACGGCAAGGGCCGCCACACGACGACCACGCGGAACCTGTTCGCCCTCCCGGGCGGCGGCGTTCTCATCGACACGCCCGGGCTGCGCGGCGTCGGCCTCTGGGACGCGGGAACCGGCGTCGGCCAGGTCTTCTCCGAGATCGAGGAGCTGGCCGAGGAGTGCCGCTTCCACGACTGCGCCCACGAGTCGGAGCCGGGGTGCGCCGTGCTCGCCGCGATCGCGGACGGCACGCTGTCGGAGCGCCGCCTCGACAGCTACCGCAAGCTGCTCCGCGAGAACCAGCGCATCGTCGCGAAGACGGACGCGCGGCTGCGGGCGGAGCTGCGCCGCGACTGGAAGCTCCGCCACGCAGAGGGCCGCGCGGCGATGGCCGCCAAACGCGGCCGCCTGTAA